A genomic window from Bacteroidota bacterium includes:
- the rlmB gene encoding 23S rRNA (guanosine(2251)-2'-O)-methyltransferase RlmB has product MREAENKRQRKKFDNLVFGRQPVAELLNSDKTVDKILLQNSAQGDIVPLIKQKAAEKAIPLQYVPIEKLNALTGGNHQGVIAFTAAISFQKIDDIIPFVIERGETPLILILDGITDVRNFGAIARTAWASGVHAIVIPAHSAAPVNSDAIKTSAGALQQIPVCREKNYELVLKYLQLNGIQIIGADGNASKYVFDTDLTVPTAIIMGAEDEGISALSRKYLTTTVKIPLQNNFDSYNVSVAAGMLLYEVMRQRM; this is encoded by the coding sequence ATGAGAGAGGCAGAAAATAAACGACAACGGAAAAAATTTGATAATCTGGTATTCGGCAGACAACCGGTTGCTGAATTACTGAATAGCGATAAAACAGTAGATAAAATTCTACTACAAAATTCGGCACAGGGCGATATCGTTCCGCTCATAAAACAAAAAGCAGCAGAAAAAGCAATACCGCTGCAATATGTGCCAATCGAAAAATTAAATGCATTAACAGGAGGCAATCACCAGGGGGTGATTGCCTTTACTGCTGCCATCAGTTTTCAAAAAATTGATGATATTATTCCTTTTGTTATCGAACGCGGCGAAACACCATTGATTTTAATTCTAGATGGCATTACCGATGTTCGAAATTTTGGTGCTATTGCCAGAACAGCCTGGGCAAGCGGTGTACACGCAATTGTAATCCCCGCTCATAGCGCAGCGCCCGTTAATAGTGATGCCATTAAAACCAGCGCCGGTGCATTGCAACAAATTCCGGTTTGTCGCGAAAAAAATTATGAACTGGTATTAAAATATCTCCAATTAAACGGCATTCAGATAATTGGTGCCGATGGTAATGCTTCAAAATATGTTTTCGATACCGACCTTACTGTTCCCACCGCAATAATTATGGGTGCAGAAGATGAAGGTATAAGCGCATTGTCACGAAAATATTTAACCACTACCGTGAAAATTCCACTGCAAAATAATTTCGACTCCTATAATGTTTCCGTTGCAGCAGGTATGTTATTATATGAAGTGATGCGCCAACGTATGTAA
- the wecB gene encoding UDP-N-acetylglucosamine 2-epimerase (non-hydrolyzing) — protein sequence MNKLLVVVGTRPNFIKIVQFKHYAALYNFDLRIVHTGQHYDENLSDVFFQQLGITPDYLLDTRTANPEMQLNIIKARLNHFLNNTYKPDLMLVVGDVTSTRAAAETAQILSIPLAHVESGLRSFDQSMPEEINRIVTDNLSDYFFITEQSGIDNLIEEGKPEKNMFFVGNTMIDALVAFDEKIAENPILEKLGVDKGFFSLVTIHRPSNVDNKAALEKNIDLLFNLSEKYPVVFPIHPRTKSKLDNFHLWEKLNSNKNIILTDPLDYFAFQKLIATCKFIVTDSGGIQEEATFRKKPCITIRPNTERPSTIQLGTNTLVDADINAINQLITQIETHNYKEGSIPPFWDGRATARIFEILNKLR from the coding sequence ATGAATAAGCTACTCGTGGTGGTCGGCACACGACCCAATTTTATTAAAATTGTGCAGTTTAAACATTATGCTGCACTGTATAACTTCGACCTGCGTATCGTCCACACGGGTCAGCATTACGATGAAAACCTGTCAGATGTGTTCTTTCAGCAATTAGGAATAACACCCGATTACCTGCTCGACACCCGCACTGCAAATCCCGAAATGCAGTTAAATATCATCAAAGCCCGGTTAAACCATTTTCTCAATAATACTTACAAACCCGATTTAATGCTGGTGGTAGGCGATGTTACCTCTACCCGCGCAGCAGCCGAAACCGCACAAATTTTATCCATTCCACTCGCGCACGTGGAGAGTGGTTTGCGCAGCTTCGATCAGTCGATGCCCGAAGAAATAAACCGCATCGTTACCGACAACCTCAGCGATTATTTTTTTATAACCGAACAAAGTGGTATCGATAATTTAATTGAAGAAGGTAAACCCGAAAAAAATATGTTTTTTGTCGGCAATACCATGATTGATGCACTCGTTGCTTTTGATGAAAAAATTGCTGAAAATCCGATTTTGGAAAAATTAGGTGTAGATAAAGGTTTTTTCTCCTTAGTTACCATCCACCGACCATCGAATGTAGATAATAAAGCTGCCCTCGAAAAAAATATTGATTTGTTATTTAATTTATCGGAAAAATATCCGGTTGTATTTCCCATACATCCCCGAACGAAAAGCAAATTAGACAATTTTCACCTTTGGGAAAAACTCAATTCCAACAAAAATATTATCCTCACCGACCCTTTAGATTATTTTGCATTTCAAAAATTAATTGCCACCTGTAAATTTATTGTTACCGATAGTGGCGGCATTCAGGAAGAAGCAACTTTTAGAAAAAAACCCTGCATTACCATTCGCCCAAATACCGAACGACCATCAACCATCCAATTAGGCACCAATACACTTGTTGATGCTGATATAAATGCAATTAATCAACTGATTACTCAAATAGAAACACATAATTATAAAGAAGGAAGTATTCCTCCGTTTTGGGATGGCCGCGCAACTGCACGCATATTCGAAATACTGAATAAATTACGTTAA
- a CDS encoding T9SS type A sorting domain-containing protein, protein MRTCLLVALLLLSFQNFAQAPYRTEGFTSGSWNVFNDMTTSRNGHTTTVLADGRVLSTGGYDGTQNTATAEIYDPLADVWTLTGSMDSVRFSHTATLLNNGKVLIAGGWDGGFVNYKSTLLFDPATSEFTHGPNMRFGRSGHTATKLKDGRVLLVGGYSNEDGNTDVVEIYDPTLNILTEVDNLHKGRSYHTAALFENGKVLVAGGYNPDYGFQMASTEIYDPTAGTWTEVGDLHAARDYAASTFIEHMNAVYILGGRYFNGFGYEGTTSVEKFMQDGDSWTEVEAMPAPQSYFQVFPFSYFEYDVSIPCMLVPGGTNASGFGVDLTYSSSYAYNFIYEIWEEIPMFFHERYYYAADQFPDEKVIVTGGEGAGVEIFEPSVFLNINTISEASISIHPNPAENEIGLTIPQMNTVNAVVIYNMNGEAVITIPQIKTADKLITIDVNNLPAGNYVVSAIGNNNIITGNFIKL, encoded by the coding sequence ATGCGTACATGTTTACTTGTTGCTCTCCTATTATTGAGTTTCCAAAATTTTGCACAAGCGCCCTATCGCACTGAAGGATTTACATCCGGCTCATGGAATGTATTTAACGACATGACAACCTCCCGAAATGGTCATACTACAACGGTTTTAGCCGATGGACGTGTATTGTCAACCGGTGGTTACGATGGCACACAAAATACCGCTACGGCAGAAATTTATGATCCATTGGCGGATGTTTGGACACTTACAGGTTCAATGGATAGCGTTCGTTTTTCGCATACTGCTACTTTATTAAATAATGGTAAAGTATTAATAGCAGGTGGCTGGGACGGCGGATTTGTTAATTATAAATCCACTTTATTATTCGATCCGGCTACAAGTGAATTTACACATGGCCCCAATATGCGTTTCGGACGCTCAGGACATACTGCAACAAAATTAAAAGATGGTCGTGTGCTTTTAGTTGGTGGCTATAGTAATGAAGATGGAAATACCGATGTAGTTGAAATTTACGACCCAACTTTAAATATCTTAACAGAAGTAGATAATTTACACAAAGGAAGAAGTTACCATACCGCTGCTTTATTTGAAAACGGTAAAGTATTGGTTGCAGGAGGATATAATCCCGATTATGGTTTTCAGATGGCCAGTACCGAAATATATGACCCTACTGCCGGAACATGGACCGAAGTTGGTGATTTACATGCAGCCAGAGATTATGCAGCTTCAACATTTATAGAACACATGAATGCCGTTTATATTTTAGGTGGAAGATATTTTAATGGCTTTGGCTATGAAGGAACCACCAGCGTTGAAAAATTTATGCAGGATGGTGATTCGTGGACAGAAGTTGAAGCAATGCCTGCACCACAAAGTTATTTTCAGGTATTTCCGTTTTCGTATTTTGAATATGATGTAAGCATCCCATGTATGTTAGTTCCGGGCGGCACAAATGCTTCAGGCTTTGGTGTTGATCTCACGTATTCCTCAAGTTATGCTTATAATTTTATTTATGAAATATGGGAAGAAATTCCAATGTTTTTCCATGAACGATATTATTATGCTGCCGACCAATTTCCTGATGAAAAAGTTATTGTGACAGGTGGTGAAGGTGCCGGTGTAGAAATATTTGAACCGAGTGTATTTTTAAATATTAATACTATTTCAGAAGCATCAATTTCCATTCACCCAAACCCTGCAGAAAATGAAATCGGTTTAACGATTCCGCAAATGAATACTGTTAATGCTGTTGTAATTTATAATATGAACGGTGAAGCAGTAATAACCATACCACAAATAAAAACAGCAGATAAATTAATTACGATTGATGTAAATAATTTACCTGCCGGAAATTATGTGGTATCTGCTATTGGTAATAATAATATTATTACCGGAAATTTTATTAAACTATAA
- a CDS encoding YfhO family protein: protein MEQNKGAKKLLTYIAIFAFFMIFSALYFSPLLQGKILLQGDIMNFVGVSHEVTTNYENTGESALWTNSMFGGMPTYQVAVYDSGNLFEKVNKMLGLFLPRPANYMFIAMVTFFLLLRSFKVNNFLSISGAVCYALGTYFITFIEAGHNTKVNALALMPLVLTGINYLLHKKYWLGGALTLFAMTLEITANHPQINYYMFLMLLCWLISEFYFAVKTKQLAELFKVVGIVILTVGFAVAANTSKLWTTYEYGKESIRGGSHLTHQADKQGEDGLNRDYAFGWSSGVAESFSIMYPNFAGGGSGKSFLQDSKGEAIEGPLMNYLQSVNQQSPQKAQELLKYSGQAGKYWGDMPFTSGPIYVGAILCFLFFIGLIIGDNRTRWWLLAATLLSLFLGWGKNFPAFNNFMFDYFPMYNKFRTVSMAMTILCFTIPVLGYYIIDRFLSTSGELSDEKKRNGLKWAAISVAVISVMLLMSGSLFDLTSPNEEAYLAAVNDPQSTSFIELIKDARVSMIRKDVFTETFLIGLAALALFLFLKKTISRNIAIAAICILPVIDLLIVDAQYLGKDNFVEADYYDQRFRQSVPVIKDADPYFRVMSTMADVDKDGSTSYLYKSIGGYHGAKLQRYQDVIEGYLSKGNPQVISMLNTKYVYGARNGKLSVDRNPMALGNVWFVDSVRMVENDDAEFEGLANFNPATTVIVNQEFKNSIPATTIQRDSSSSIKLKKYGMDEISYTSKSNVDAPAVFSEIWYRGNEDWKAYIDGKYVDHFRANYLLRGLWIPKGEHEIVFKFEPHSFYTGKKISTAASSLILLLVAAGAFMAYRKESKNTLNDNKI, encoded by the coding sequence ATGGAACAAAACAAAGGTGCTAAAAAACTACTGACCTATATTGCGATTTTCGCATTTTTTATGATTTTCAGTGCTTTGTACTTTAGTCCCCTGCTCCAGGGCAAGATTTTATTACAGGGTGATATCATGAACTTCGTTGGCGTAAGTCACGAGGTTACCACCAATTACGAAAATACCGGCGAATCTGCTTTATGGACCAACAGTATGTTTGGTGGTATGCCAACTTATCAGGTTGCAGTGTATGATAGCGGTAATTTATTTGAAAAAGTGAATAAAATGCTCGGACTGTTTTTACCCAGACCGGCCAATTATATGTTTATCGCAATGGTAACCTTCTTTTTATTGTTGCGCAGCTTTAAAGTAAATAATTTTTTATCCATTTCAGGTGCAGTTTGTTATGCTTTAGGTACGTATTTTATCACATTTATCGAAGCAGGTCACAATACAAAAGTAAATGCGCTCGCGTTAATGCCCCTCGTGCTCACGGGAATTAATTATCTCCTCCACAAAAAATACTGGTTGGGCGGTGCACTTACCTTATTTGCAATGACACTCGAAATTACAGCCAACCATCCGCAAATAAATTATTACATGTTTTTAATGTTGTTATGCTGGCTGATTTCTGAATTTTATTTTGCAGTTAAAACAAAACAACTGGCAGAATTATTTAAAGTTGTCGGCATCGTAATATTAACCGTTGGTTTTGCCGTTGCAGCAAATACCTCAAAATTATGGACCACTTATGAATATGGAAAAGAATCTATTCGTGGTGGTTCACATTTAACACATCAGGCCGACAAACAAGGTGAAGACGGTTTGAATCGCGACTATGCTTTCGGATGGAGCAGCGGCGTTGCAGAATCATTCAGCATTATGTATCCGAATTTTGCAGGCGGTGGTTCAGGAAAATCATTTTTGCAAGACAGCAAAGGTGAAGCAATTGAAGGCCCGCTGATGAATTATTTACAATCCGTTAATCAACAAAGTCCGCAAAAAGCACAGGAATTATTAAAATATTCAGGACAAGCAGGAAAATATTGGGGCGATATGCCGTTTACATCAGGACCAATTTATGTTGGCGCAATTTTATGTTTTCTGTTTTTTATCGGTTTAATAATTGGTGATAACAGAACACGCTGGTGGTTATTAGCCGCAACATTATTATCGTTGTTTTTAGGCTGGGGGAAAAACTTTCCTGCTTTCAACAATTTTATGTTCGACTATTTCCCGATGTATAATAAATTCAGAACGGTATCAATGGCAATGACCATTTTGTGTTTCACCATTCCGGTTTTAGGTTATTATATCATCGACCGGTTTTTAAGTACTTCAGGTGAATTAAGTGATGAGAAAAAAAGAAACGGATTAAAATGGGCTGCAATAAGTGTTGCGGTTATAAGTGTAATGTTGTTAATGTCAGGCAGTTTATTTGATTTAACAAGTCCGAATGAAGAAGCATACCTTGCTGCGGTTAACGACCCACAATCAACTTCATTTATTGAGCTGATAAAAGATGCACGCGTAAGCATGATTCGTAAAGATGTATTTACAGAAACATTTTTAATTGGCTTAGCTGCTTTAGCCTTATTTTTATTTTTAAAGAAAACCATTTCTCGCAATATTGCCATTGCAGCAATTTGTATTTTACCGGTTATCGATTTACTTATTGTAGATGCACAATATCTCGGTAAAGACAATTTTGTGGAAGCTGATTATTACGATCAGCGTTTCCGTCAGTCGGTTCCTGTAATTAAAGATGCTGACCCATATTTTAGGGTTATGAGCACCATGGCCGACGTAGATAAAGATGGCAGCACTTCTTATTTATATAAAAGCATTGGTGGTTATCACGGTGCCAAATTGCAACGTTATCAGGATGTAATTGAAGGTTATTTAAGCAAAGGAAATCCGCAGGTAATTAGTATGCTCAATACAAAATATGTTTATGGCGCACGCAATGGAAAATTATCTGTTGACCGCAATCCGATGGCATTGGGGAATGTTTGGTTTGTTGATTCAGTGCGTATGGTTGAAAATGATGATGCTGAATTTGAAGGTCTCGCAAATTTTAATCCTGCAACAACCGTTATCGTAAATCAGGAATTTAAAAATAGTATTCCTGCAACAACCATTCAGCGCGACTCCAGCAGCAGTATTAAATTAAAAAAATATGGTATGGATGAAATTTCCTACACATCAAAAAGTAATGTTGATGCACCTGCCGTATTTTCTGAAATTTGGTATCGTGGTAATGAGGACTGGAAAGCATATATCGATGGAAAATATGTTGACCATTTCCGCGCAAATTATTTATTACGCGGTTTGTGGATACCAAAAGGTGAACATGAAATCGTATTTAAATTTGAACCACATTCTTTTTATACCGGTAAAAAAATATCAACCGCAGCATCTTCTTTAATATTATTATTAGTTGCTGCCGGTGCATTTATGGCTTATCGAAAAGAATCAAAAAATACCCTAAACGACAATAAGATTTAA
- a CDS encoding putative porin — MQKFLILIVFFTITAALSAQTTPPVNPFWDKIKFNADLRTRAEYDWMNITAAGDTNDNRLRLRTRARFGLTYKYNDYVEFGMRLRAGSATDQQSPHVTFGAPGEFAPIGLAFDKAYIKFNYKGLWASTGKNTYPFYYHNELFWDEDVTPEGIAAGYDWKIGETTHFKPTAGFFFISSTGKPLDTDVTLKAAQLHVNVAKNKSELNVATGIFSINDLPNLPDGTGTFKIDYTMFVSALKYTYKAKLPISVTADVMLNLEDYTDSTIVANNHQDQTTGYVVGAELGQLKDKKDFMLGVYYAHIEKYSVVDYFAQDDWLRWGYSGASGTRSSNFEGMELRAGYAFGQKFNLLARTYLCNGIVANTPQSEIETANRFRLDLNIAF, encoded by the coding sequence ATGCAAAAATTTTTAATACTTATTGTATTTTTTACAATAACTGCAGCTTTGTCTGCACAAACCACACCACCTGTGAATCCATTTTGGGATAAAATTAAATTTAATGCCGACCTGCGCACCAGAGCAGAATACGACTGGATGAATATAACAGCCGCCGGCGACACCAACGATAATCGTTTGCGTTTGCGCACACGTGCACGTTTTGGCTTAACATATAAATACAACGATTACGTTGAATTTGGCATGCGTCTACGTGCAGGAAGTGCCACCGATCAGCAATCACCACACGTTACATTTGGCGCACCCGGAGAATTTGCACCAATTGGGCTCGCATTTGATAAAGCTTACATCAAATTTAATTATAAAGGTTTATGGGCATCAACAGGTAAAAACACTTATCCGTTTTATTATCACAACGAATTATTTTGGGATGAGGATGTTACACCCGAAGGTATTGCAGCAGGTTACGACTGGAAAATTGGTGAAACAACACATTTCAAACCTACTGCCGGATTCTTTTTTATTTCCTCAACAGGAAAACCATTGGATACTGATGTTACATTAAAAGCTGCTCAGTTACATGTAAATGTTGCAAAAAACAAATCGGAATTAAATGTTGCAACAGGTATTTTCAGTATTAACGATTTACCTAATTTACCTGACGGTACCGGAACATTTAAAATAGATTATACCATGTTTGTAAGTGCATTAAAATATACTTACAAAGCTAAATTACCGATATCTGTTACCGCAGATGTAATGTTGAATTTAGAAGATTATACCGATTCCACAATTGTCGCAAATAATCATCAGGATCAAACAACCGGCTATGTGGTTGGCGCTGAACTAGGTCAGTTAAAAGATAAAAAAGATTTTATGCTGGGTGTTTATTACGCACATATCGAAAAATATAGTGTAGTAGATTATTTTGCTCAGGATGACTGGCTGCGCTGGGGTTATTCCGGTGCTTCCGGAACACGAAGCAGCAATTTTGAAGGAATGGAATTAAGAGCAGGTTACGCTTTCGGACAAAAATTTAATTTACTTGCCAGAACTTATTTATGTAATGGTATTGTTGCCAATACGCCACAATCAGAAATTGAAACAGCAAATCGGTTCCGACTGGATTTGAATATCGCTTTCTAA
- a CDS encoding glycosyltransferase — translation MKKVLIITYYWPPAGGVPVQRWVKMTKYLRKFGWEPVIYTVTAGEYPVLDSTLAQQIPADIQVIKTPIREPYTVYKQLLGYKKDEKVNAGFLHEKKKQGFMQNLAVWVRGNFFIPDARKFWIKPSVKYLTTYLKNNPVDAIISTGPPHSMHLIAAGVKQNTGIPWIADFRDPWTKIDYYSELKLSAAADKKHHQLEKKVLTEANKVVTVSWQWAADFNKINNGNTEVITNGFDAADFDPEPKTLFEGFVLHHVGMINKARNPELLWAALESLCNEHPDFNRDLQIRFTGKSDYSVLDYLKKYHLENKLFHAGQVNHAAAIEAMQKSTVLLLLLNDTQDILGRIPAKLFEYLAAKRPVLAIGNPDGDAAKIIRETQAGVVADFKDIEAIKSAVLLMYKQFQQNTLRVDAGAIDHYSREQNAKSLADLLNRLT, via the coding sequence TTGAAGAAGGTTTTGATAATTACCTATTACTGGCCGCCGGCAGGCGGAGTTCCCGTTCAGCGATGGGTTAAAATGACCAAATACCTGCGCAAATTTGGCTGGGAGCCCGTTATTTACACTGTTACAGCGGGTGAGTATCCGGTTTTGGACAGCACATTGGCACAACAAATTCCTGCTGATATTCAGGTGATAAAAACCCCGATTCGCGAACCGTATACGGTTTACAAACAATTGCTGGGCTACAAAAAAGATGAAAAAGTAAATGCCGGATTTCTGCATGAAAAGAAGAAACAGGGGTTTATGCAAAACCTGGCAGTTTGGGTAAGAGGTAATTTTTTTATTCCTGATGCCCGAAAATTCTGGATAAAACCATCTGTTAAATACCTTACTACTTATTTGAAAAATAATCCCGTTGATGCCATTATTTCAACCGGACCACCGCATAGTATGCATTTAATTGCAGCGGGTGTGAAACAAAATACCGGTATTCCGTGGATAGCAGATTTCCGTGATCCGTGGACTAAAATAGATTATTACAGCGAATTAAAACTTTCCGCTGCTGCGGATAAAAAACATCATCAGTTAGAAAAAAAAGTGCTCACTGAGGCAAATAAGGTAGTTACGGTTAGCTGGCAATGGGCTGCCGATTTTAATAAAATAAATAATGGTAATACAGAGGTAATAACGAATGGATTTGATGCTGCTGATTTTGATCCAGAACCAAAAACATTATTCGAAGGATTTGTTTTGCATCATGTTGGTATGATTAACAAAGCACGTAATCCGGAATTATTATGGGCAGCTTTAGAATCATTATGTAATGAACATCCGGATTTTAATCGCGATTTACAAATTCGTTTTACGGGGAAATCGGACTACAGTGTTTTAGATTATTTGAAAAAATATCATCTCGAAAATAAATTATTTCACGCCGGTCAGGTTAACCATGCAGCAGCAATTGAAGCGATGCAAAAATCTACTGTATTATTATTGTTATTAAATGATACACAGGATATTTTGGGTCGTATTCCGGCAAAATTATTTGAATATCTTGCAGCGAAACGTCCTGTTTTGGCCATTGGAAATCCTGATGGAGATGCAGCAAAAATAATTCGTGAAACGCAGGCAGGTGTTGTTGCTGATTTTAAAGATATTGAAGCAATTAAATCGGCTGTATTATTGATGTATAAACAGTTTCAGCAAAATACACTTCGTGTTGATGCCGGTGCAATCGACCATTATTCACGCGAACAAAATGCAAAAAGTTTGGCCGATTTATTAAATCGTTTAACGTAA
- a CDS encoding NAD-dependent epimerase/dehydratase family protein gives MPGETILLIGASGQIGAELTMLLRSQYGNSNVIAADIKQAEGELFESGPFEVLNVLDKAGIAAVADKYKITQIYNMAAMLSATGEKYPQKAWQLNMDGLINTLEIAREKGISKMYWPSSIAAFGPTTPKVDTPQTTIMEPNTIYGISKQAGERWCEWYYLKYGLDVRSIRYPGIISYKTEPGGGTTDYAVDIYFKAKQTGKYTCYIAEDTLLPMMYMPDAIKATIQLMDAPADKIKIRSSYNLAAMTFSPKMVGAAIKKYIPDFELTYDIDFRQKIAETWPGSIDDSSARSDWGWQHEYDLDKMTVDMLKHIK, from the coding sequence ATGCCAGGAGAAACGATACTATTAATAGGTGCCAGCGGCCAGATCGGCGCTGAATTAACAATGTTATTACGCAGTCAGTACGGTAATTCAAATGTAATTGCTGCTGATATTAAACAAGCTGAAGGCGAATTATTTGAATCCGGGCCATTTGAAGTGCTGAATGTACTGGATAAGGCAGGCATAGCCGCGGTGGCCGATAAATATAAGATTACACAGATTTATAATATGGCAGCCATGTTGTCGGCAACAGGAGAAAAATATCCACAAAAAGCATGGCAATTAAATATGGATGGTTTAATTAATACACTTGAAATTGCCCGCGAAAAAGGTATTTCAAAAATGTATTGGCCAAGTTCAATTGCTGCATTCGGGCCTACTACGCCGAAAGTAGATACACCACAAACCACCATTATGGAACCGAATACCATATATGGTATCAGTAAACAGGCAGGGGAAAGATGGTGTGAATGGTATTATTTAAAATATGGATTAGATGTGCGCAGTATTCGTTATCCGGGCATTATCAGTTATAAAACAGAACCTGGTGGTGGAACAACAGATTATGCGGTAGATATTTATTTTAAAGCTAAACAAACCGGAAAGTATACTTGTTATATTGCAGAAGATACCTTGTTGCCTATGATGTATATGCCTGATGCAATTAAAGCAACTATTCAGTTAATGGATGCACCTGCAGATAAAATAAAAATTCGTTCTTCATACAATCTTGCTGCCATGACTTTTTCTCCTAAAATGGTTGGTGCAGCAATAAAAAAATATATTCCTGATTTTGAATTAACTTATGATATCGATTTTCGTCAGAAAATTGCAGAAACATGGCCGGGCAGTATTGATGATAGTTCAGCGCGCAGCGACTGGGGATGGCAACATGAATATGATTTAGATAAAATGACAGTAGATATGCTTAAGCATATTAAATAA